The genomic window ATACGCTCTACATGAGCCATCTCGATCTTCAATCCTTTCACCCCTGCAAACTGGAAATGCGGCACATCCCAGTTTACAGGTTTGGAAGTTCGAGGCGGCTCACTTTTGCGTGATCAAATGGCCCCCGAATGGCTCCCTTTTAGGTTATCAAACACAGTGCGCCACGCCTGGGCCTCCTTGGGGCGAGCGGTGCCTTTTCCAGTACTCCGCATGAGTATCCCGCATGAGTATCCCCCATGAGTATTCCACGTGAGTACTCCACATGAGTATTCTACATGCTGTGTTGTCGATGATCCGCGACAATTTTGATATGCCGGTGTTTCTTTTCCACCCTTGCATATATATGCGGCCGGGTGTATATTCACTCCATACTGTTGTGGACACAGCCGTAAGGAGTAGATGAGGATGAAGCAGATTCGCATCATGGCCCTGGGCCTGGCGCTGTCCCTGGCGCTGACAGCCTGTGGCGGCGCGCAGAGCGGCCAGAAGGGGAACAAGCAGTCGGAGGCCCCGGCGAACCACCTGGAGCAGATCAAGGCGGCCGGCAAGATCGTGCTCGGCACCAGCGCCGATTACCCCCCGTTTGAGTACCACGAGATCGTGAATGGAAAGGATACCATCACGGGCTGGGAGATCGAGATGGCGCAGGCCATCGCCGACAAGCTGGGCGTCGCGCTCGAGATCAAGGAAGGCAAGTTCGAGACCCTGATCGCCGACCTCAACACCGAGAAGACCGACTTCGTGATCTCGGCCATGTCCATCGACGAGGACCGCAAGCAGTCGGCCGACTTCTCGGAGCCCTACTTCCACGGCGGCCAGGTCGTGCTGGCCAAGAAGGCCAACGCCGGCGAGCTGAAGGACGCGGCAAGCCTGAACGGCAAGACCGTCGGCGTGCAGCTCGGCTCCACCGGCGAGGAGGCCGCCAGGGAAGTGGAGGGCGCCACGATCAAGTCGTTCGACGCCTTCGAGGCCGCCGTGCTCGACCTGATCTCCGACCGGGTCGACGCCGTCGTGGCCGACTACGCCGTGGCCCAGAACTACGCCAAGAGCTACACTGACCTGGTGGTCGCCTTCGAGCTCTCCAAGGAGGACTACGGCGTGGTCTTCCGCAAGGGCGACGACGAGCTGCGGGAGGCCGTCAACGCGATCCTGGCGGAGCTCCTGGAGAACGGCACCATCGACCAGCTGATCGCCAAGTACGAGGCGGCAGCGCCCGCCCAGTAACGCCCCGGTTGTGACTTCGCCCCCAGGTCGCCAGGGAAGGGCGCCCTGGGGGCCACCTGTGAGAGGAGACATCCCGCATGAACTGGCGCTGGGACGTCGTTCAAATGGCCTGGCCCGTGGTCTTCGAGGGCGCGAAGCTGACCCTCGTGATCTCGGCGCTGGGTATTCTGTTCGGCAGCATCATCGGCTTTCTGGTCGGGCTGATCCGCAGCCGCCGGCCCGACAGCCTGCCCCTGCGGCTGCTCTTCTGGCTGGCCGGGGGATACGTGGAGCTGGTCCGGGGCACGCCCTTCCTGGTGCAGCTCTACCTGGTCAACTACGGCCCCTACCTGCTCCTGGGCACCAACATCCCGGAGCTGACCGCCGGCGTCATCGCGATCTCGCTCAACAGCGGCGCCTACGTCGCCGAGATCGCCCGCGGCGCAATCCAGTCCATCGACAAGGGGCAGATGGAGGCCGGCCGGTCGCTGGGCCTTACCTACGGCCAGACGATGCGCCACATCATCCTGCCCCAGGCCCTGCGCCGGGCGCTGCCGCCGCTGGCCAACGAGTTCGTCACCCTGATCAAGGAGTCGTCGGTGGTCTCCGTCCTGGGCATCCAGGAGACCACCTTCAAGGGGCGCATGGTGGGGACCACCACCTTCGCCCCGTTCGAGCCCATGCTGGTGGTCACGGTCTACTACCTGATCATGACGGGCGTTACCTCGCAGCTGGTCCGGCTGCTGGAGAGGAGGATGGGCCGGAGTGATTCGCATTAGGAACCTCCGCAAGTCCTTCGGCAGGCTCGCCGTGCTGCAGGGCATCGACCTGGACGTCGCCCGGGGCGAGGTGGTCGCGCTCATCGGCCCGTCCGGCTCTGGCAAGTCGACCCTGCTGCGCTGCGTCAACCTGCTGGAGCGGCCCACCTCTGGCTCCATCGTGGTCGACGGCCAGGAGATCACCGCCCCGGGGTTTGACGTAAACCGGCTGCGGCAGCGGGTGGGCATGGTCTTTCAGCACTTCAACCTCTTCCCGCACATGACCGTGCTGAAGAACGTGGCACTCGCGCCGGTCCTGACCGGACGCCTGCCGGCCAGGGAGGCCGAGGAGCGGGCGCTGGAGCTGCTGGACCGGGTCGGGCTCAAGGCGAAGGCGTCGGCCTACCCGAACAGCCTTTCAGGCGGGCAGAAGCAGCGGGTGGCCATCGCCCGGGCCCTGGCGATGAATCCGGAGGTCATGCTCTTCGACGAGCCCACCTCCGCGCTCGACCCCGAGATGGTCAAGGAAGTGCTGGAGGTGATGAAGGCCCTGGCCCTCGAGGGCATGACCATGATGGTCGTCACCCACGAGATGGGCTTCGCCCGGGAGGTCTGCGACCGGGTCCTCTTCATGGACGGCGGTCAGATCGTGGAGCAGGGCGAACCGCAGAAGGTCTTCAGCCAGCCCGAGCACCCCCGGACCGTGGCGTTCCTGAAGGCGGTGTTGTAGACAGGAACGTCGGCGCGATCAGCGAGGGTCACCTCCGCATTCCCGCCCATAGGCTGGGTAGAGGAGGTGACCCTTTCCGTTGTTCATCCACAAGAAGGAGCTGCTGCGGCCGGTCAAGGTGCTGGAGCCTGACCCCCGCTGGGGTCAGATCATCCTGGAGCAGTACGCAGGGGCCGACTCGGAGGCCACCGCCCTCAACACCTACCTGACGCAGCGGTTCAACACCAACATCCCGGAGATTCGCGACCTGCTGGAGGACATCGGCACCGAGGAGATCTCCCACTGGGAGATGGTGGCCGAGCTGGCGCGGCAGCACGGCGTCGTGGTGAAGATGCGGGACGCCCAGGGCAACCCGTGGTCGTCGACGTATACCGACGTCACCGGCAACATCATCACGGACCTGTTTCCTGCCCGACACGCTTACGCAAGGAAGTCCACCTCGACGCGCTGCTCCCTGAACACGACCACCC from Symbiobacterium terraclitae includes these protein-coding regions:
- a CDS encoding basic amino acid ABC transporter substrate-binding protein — translated: MKQIRIMALGLALSLALTACGGAQSGQKGNKQSEAPANHLEQIKAAGKIVLGTSADYPPFEYHEIVNGKDTITGWEIEMAQAIADKLGVALEIKEGKFETLIADLNTEKTDFVISAMSIDEDRKQSADFSEPYFHGGQVVLAKKANAGELKDAASLNGKTVGVQLGSTGEEAAREVEGATIKSFDAFEAAVLDLISDRVDAVVADYAVAQNYAKSYTDLVVAFELSKEDYGVVFRKGDDELREAVNAILAELLENGTIDQLIAKYEAAAPAQ
- a CDS encoding amino acid ABC transporter permease, producing MNWRWDVVQMAWPVVFEGAKLTLVISALGILFGSIIGFLVGLIRSRRPDSLPLRLLFWLAGGYVELVRGTPFLVQLYLVNYGPYLLLGTNIPELTAGVIAISLNSGAYVAEIARGAIQSIDKGQMEAGRSLGLTYGQTMRHIILPQALRRALPPLANEFVTLIKESSVVSVLGIQETTFKGRMVGTTTFAPFEPMLVVTVYYLIMTGVTSQLVRLLERRMGRSDSH
- a CDS encoding amino acid ABC transporter ATP-binding protein; translated protein: MIRIRNLRKSFGRLAVLQGIDLDVARGEVVALIGPSGSGKSTLLRCVNLLERPTSGSIVVDGQEITAPGFDVNRLRQRVGMVFQHFNLFPHMTVLKNVALAPVLTGRLPAREAEERALELLDRVGLKAKASAYPNSLSGGQKQRVAIARALAMNPEVMLFDEPTSALDPEMVKEVLEVMKALALEGMTMMVVTHEMGFAREVCDRVLFMDGGQIVEQGEPQKVFSQPEHPRTVAFLKAVL
- a CDS encoding manganese catalase family protein, producing the protein MFIHKKELLRPVKVLEPDPRWGQIILEQYAGADSEATALNTYLTQRFNTNIPEIRDLLEDIGTEEISHWEMVAELARQHGVVVKMRDAQGNPWSSTYTDVTGNIITDLFPARHAYARKSTSTRCSLNTTTLSTSLRTSSCLPR